One Acidobacteriota bacterium genomic window carries:
- the ppdK gene encoding pyruvate, phosphate dikinase, whose amino-acid sequence MATKYVYVFANGKADGEGSMKDLLGGKGAGLAEMTNAGLPVPPGFTITTEACNAYYEAGAKFPDGMWEQALKALKEVEKTTGKKFGDAANPLLVSVRSGAKFSMPGMMDTVLNLGLNEDTLKGLAKLTGNERFAYDAYRRFIQMFGKIVLGIDGELFDHAFDAAKKKAKAKLDTDLNADHLKDVCKEFKKIVKAETGKEFPTNPYLQLEESVKAVFRSWNGDRAIAYRKYEKIPDNLGTAVNIVTMVFGNMGEDSGTGVAFTRNPATGEKVLFGDYLTNAQGEDVVAGIRTPKHIDELQKDMPVIYDEFVAVANKLETHYKDMQDLEFTIERGKLWMLQTRNGKRTGTAAVKVAVDMVKEGLIDEKTALQRIPAGDLDQLLHKMIDPKASIEILTKGINASPGAAIGKVVFTPQEAEAWAVKGEAVILVRRETSPEDVSGMKSSQAILTSTGGPSSHAAVVARGWGKPCIVGAGEVNINYGKNEFSVNGTRIKRGDWITIDGTTGRVIKGQAPLIDPELGEDFNTLMSWADKYRKLKVRTNADTPGDSKVARAFGAEGIGLCRTEHMFFEGDRIDYVRQMILGSLDYKRLEKELATIDSELEKATSPKKKQELNAHKKHLKKAIEEPKKLYKGGLAQLLKLQRGDFEGIFKAMNGLPVTIRTLDPPLHEFLPHDEEGTKKLAKKLKVKAAHLWANVQTLHEANPMLGHRGCRLGVVFPEITEMQARAIFEAAARQQKRGVKVLPEIMIPLVGHVNELKLQSDVVRRVADEVQKATGQTIEYLVGTMIELPRAALTADKIAEVAEFFSFGTNDLTQTTFGISRDDSGKFLPFYVENKILKDDPFQVLDQDGVGQLVKMGTDKGRSARKDLKVGICGEHGGDPTSVGFCHRVGLNYVSCSPYRVPIARLAAAQAALGSEQSISHTA is encoded by the coding sequence ATGGCAACAAAGTATGTGTATGTTTTTGCTAATGGAAAAGCTGATGGAGAGGGCAGCATGAAAGATTTGCTCGGCGGCAAAGGCGCGGGTCTTGCTGAAATGACCAACGCAGGGCTTCCTGTCCCCCCCGGCTTCACCATTACCACTGAAGCCTGCAATGCTTATTATGAAGCAGGCGCAAAGTTCCCCGATGGCATGTGGGAACAGGCGCTCAAGGCTTTGAAAGAGGTTGAAAAAACGACAGGCAAAAAATTCGGCGATGCCGCGAATCCTTTGCTGGTCTCCGTTCGTTCGGGCGCGAAATTTTCCATGCCCGGAATGATGGACACCGTGTTGAATCTCGGTTTGAACGAAGACACGTTAAAGGGACTCGCTAAACTTACCGGCAACGAACGATTCGCCTATGACGCCTATCGCCGCTTCATTCAAATGTTCGGCAAAATCGTTTTGGGAATTGATGGCGAACTGTTCGACCACGCTTTCGATGCGGCAAAGAAGAAAGCCAAAGCCAAACTCGACACCGACCTCAATGCCGACCATCTAAAAGACGTTTGCAAAGAATTCAAGAAAATCGTCAAAGCCGAAACCGGCAAAGAGTTCCCGACCAATCCTTACCTGCAACTCGAAGAATCGGTCAAAGCGGTATTCCGTTCATGGAATGGCGACCGCGCCATCGCTTATCGTAAATATGAAAAAATCCCGGATAATCTCGGCACCGCCGTCAATATCGTGACGATGGTGTTTGGCAATATGGGTGAAGATTCGGGCACCGGCGTCGCTTTCACGCGCAATCCGGCAACCGGCGAAAAAGTTTTATTCGGCGATTATCTCACCAATGCGCAGGGCGAAGATGTGGTCGCGGGCATTCGCACGCCCAAACACATTGATGAATTGCAAAAAGATATGCCGGTGATTTACGACGAATTCGTCGCGGTGGCGAATAAATTAGAAACGCATTACAAAGACATGCAAGACCTCGAATTCACTATCGAACGCGGCAAACTGTGGATGCTGCAAACCCGCAATGGCAAACGCACGGGGACTGCCGCCGTTAAGGTTGCAGTGGATATGGTCAAAGAAGGTTTGATTGATGAAAAGACCGCATTGCAACGCATTCCCGCAGGCGACCTCGATCAACTGCTGCACAAGATGATTGACCCGAAAGCCAGCATCGAAATTTTGACCAAAGGCATCAACGCAAGCCCTGGCGCAGCCATAGGTAAAGTCGTTTTCACGCCGCAGGAAGCCGAAGCGTGGGCGGTCAAAGGCGAAGCGGTAATTCTGGTGCGCCGCGAAACTTCTCCGGAAGATGTAAGCGGAATGAAAAGTTCACAAGCTATCCTCACTTCAACCGGGGGCCCGAGTTCTCACGCGGCAGTCGTAGCGCGCGGTTGGGGCAAACCCTGCATCGTCGGCGCGGGCGAAGTCAATATCAACTATGGCAAGAACGAATTTTCAGTAAACGGCACGCGCATCAAACGCGGCGACTGGATTACCATTGATGGCACCACCGGTCGCGTCATCAAAGGGCAAGCGCCGCTCATTGACCCGGAACTTGGCGAAGATTTCAACACCCTGATGAGTTGGGCAGACAAATATCGCAAACTCAAAGTCCGCACCAACGCAGACACCCCGGGCGATTCCAAGGTTGCGCGCGCCTTCGGCGCAGAAGGCATAGGGCTTTGCCGCACTGAGCATATGTTTTTTGAAGGCGATAGAATTGATTATGTTCGTCAGATGATTTTGGGGTCGCTCGATTACAAACGTCTGGAAAAAGAACTGGCAACGATTGACAGCGAACTCGAAAAAGCCACCTCGCCGAAAAAGAAACAGGAGTTGAACGCTCACAAAAAACATTTGAAGAAAGCCATCGAAGAGCCGAAGAAATTGTACAAAGGCGGACTCGCGCAACTCTTGAAATTGCAACGCGGCGATTTTGAAGGCATCTTCAAAGCGATGAACGGGCTGCCCGTAACCATCCGCACTCTTGACCCGCCGCTTCATGAATTCCTGCCGCACGATGAAGAAGGCACCAAGAAACTGGCGAAAAAATTGAAGGTCAAAGCCGCGCACCTGTGGGCGAATGTGCAGACTTTGCACGAAGCCAATCCCATGCTCGGTCATCGCGGTTGTCGTCTGGGGGTGGTCTTTCCTGAAATCACCGAGATGCAGGCGCGGGCGATTTTTGAAGCCGCTGCGCGTCAGCAAAAACGCGGCGTGAAGGTCTTGCCGGAAATCATGATTCCGCTCGTCGGTCACGTCAACGAATTGAAGTTGCAATCCGACGTGGTGCGTCGCGTCGCTGATGAAGTGCAAAAAGCCACGGGGCAAACGATTGAATATTTAGTCGGCACCATGATTGAACTGCCGCGCGCCGCGCTCACTGCCGATAAGATTGCCGAAGTCGCGGAGTTCTTCTCATTCGGAACCAACGATTTGACGCAGACGACATTTGGTATTTCGCGCGATGATTCGGGCAAATTCCTGCCGTTCTATGTTGAAAACAAAATTCTCAAAGACGACCCGTTCCAGGTCTTGGATCAAGACGGCGTCGGTCAACTCGTGAAGATGGGCACTGACAAAGGTCGTTCGGCGCGCAAGGATTTGAAGGTCGGCATTTGCGGCGAACACGGCGGCGACCCAACTTCTGTTGGCTTCTGTCACCGCGTCGGATTGAACTACGTTTCGTGTTCACCCTATCGCGTGCCGATTGCTCGTCTTGCCGCCGCGCAAGCCGCACTCGGAAGCGAGCAATCCATCTCGCACACCGCGTAA
- a CDS encoding YkgJ family cysteine cluster protein has protein sequence MKKKKLSAARKSELCLECGKCCMAMTFYGGEVDDEVRDEIYWMELHGFKIDYAKKRGELVYYFTIAQRCNALQEIPTPEGKTHYVCGVYDTRPQMCRDYDGTMKGPLGVKDCLWRDERRPTKKLVQIGKAAKSI, from the coding sequence GTGAAAAAGAAAAAACTGTCAGCGGCAAGAAAATCCGAGTTGTGTTTGGAATGCGGCAAATGTTGTATGGCGATGACCTTTTATGGCGGCGAAGTTGACGACGAAGTGCGCGATGAAATTTACTGGATGGAATTGCACGGCTTCAAAATTGACTACGCCAAAAAACGCGGCGAACTGGTCTATTACTTCACCATTGCGCAACGCTGCAACGCCTTGCAGGAAATCCCGACGCCCGAAGGCAAAACCCATTATGTCTGTGGCGTCTATGACACCCGCCCGCAGATGTGCCGCGATTATGACGGCACCATGAAAGGACCATTAGGTGTCAAAGATTGTTTATGGCGCGATGAGAGGCGACCGACCAAAAAGCTTGTGCAAATCGGCAAAGCGGCAAAATCAATTTGA
- a CDS encoding SPFH domain-containing protein, whose amino-acid sequence MNIENFIVPIVIAGAIVFALLIVMWLFSSNYIKVPPNQAAVFSGRKRKLPDGRIVGYRLVKGGASLKIPLLETVHYLSLNLITIPLETRRAYTLKGVPVSVKAVANVKIKGDDISLQAASERFLGMTPPEVQKIIFQTLEGHLRAILGTLTVEEINNDRQSFAQKLTSEAATDLERMGIGVDVLIIQEISDDEGYLDALGKRRTAEVKRDAQIGEAEATRDSKIKSSQAMQEGEKVKLDSEANIAQAHRDMEVKKAQYQSEVEKERATAEQSGPLSSAKARQSVVAEEVRIERVRTQEQIAVQEQEILRREKELEATVVKPADAQRVAAVLKSEAAKQSAILEAEGKKAALIAIAEAEKERLRQEGLGRAAAIEAEGKAEAAKIEALGLAQAKAIEAQGVAEAAAIQKKAEAWKEFDEAARMQTILEKLPSILQATAPVFGAVAAPLGNIDKVVVIEQGGNGNHAPSGMTRFASTAPSVIFNLLQQLEALGLDISGLLAHAGIHTNGEPTAKAKADDPNNVLEIDAVTKES is encoded by the coding sequence ATGAATATTGAAAACTTTATCGTACCCATCGTCATCGCCGGAGCCATTGTGTTTGCTCTATTAATCGTGATGTGGCTCTTCAGCTCGAACTACATCAAAGTGCCTCCGAATCAAGCGGCAGTATTTTCGGGACGCAAACGCAAACTGCCTGACGGACGCATCGTCGGTTATCGGTTAGTCAAAGGTGGCGCATCGTTGAAAATCCCTCTGCTGGAAACCGTACATTATCTATCGCTCAATCTGATTACCATACCGCTTGAAACCCGGCGGGCTTATACGCTCAAAGGCGTTCCGGTTTCGGTTAAAGCGGTCGCCAACGTCAAAATCAAAGGCGACGACATTTCGCTGCAAGCCGCTTCGGAACGTTTTTTAGGCATGACGCCGCCCGAAGTGCAGAAAATTATTTTCCAGACCCTTGAAGGACATTTGCGCGCCATACTCGGCACGCTCACGGTTGAAGAAATAAATAACGACCGCCAAAGTTTCGCGCAGAAGCTAACCAGCGAAGCGGCAACCGACCTTGAACGCATGGGCATCGGCGTCGATGTGTTAATCATTCAGGAAATCAGTGATGATGAAGGTTATCTTGATGCGCTCGGCAAACGCCGCACTGCCGAAGTGAAACGCGACGCGCAAATTGGCGAAGCTGAAGCGACGCGCGATTCCAAGATCAAATCCTCACAGGCGATGCAGGAAGGCGAAAAGGTCAAGCTCGATTCGGAAGCCAACATCGCCCAGGCGCATCGTGATATGGAGGTCAAAAAAGCGCAATATCAATCCGAGGTTGAAAAAGAACGCGCCACCGCAGAACAGTCGGGCCCGCTCTCATCGGCGAAAGCGCGGCAATCGGTGGTTGCCGAAGAAGTCCGCATTGAACGGGTGCGCACCCAGGAACAGATTGCTGTGCAGGAGCAGGAAATTTTGCGGCGCGAAAAAGAGCTTGAAGCGACGGTCGTCAAACCTGCTGATGCGCAACGGGTGGCTGCGGTGTTAAAGAGCGAAGCCGCCAAACAATCGGCAATCCTTGAAGCCGAAGGTAAAAAAGCCGCTTTGATTGCGATTGCCGAAGCCGAAAAAGAACGTTTGCGACAGGAAGGCTTGGGTCGCGCGGCGGCGATTGAAGCCGAAGGTAAAGCGGAAGCCGCAAAGATCGAAGCGCTCGGACTTGCGCAAGCCAAAGCCATCGAAGCGCAGGGTGTCGCCGAAGCCGCTGCCATTCAGAAGAAAGCCGAAGCCTGGAAAGAATTCGATGAAGCGGCAAGAATGCAAACCATACTCGAAAAATTGCCGTCAATTTTGCAAGCTACCGCGCCGGTATTTGGCGCAGTCGCCGCGCCGCTTGGCAACATTGATAAAGTGGTGGTTATTGAACAAGGAGGCAACGGAAATCACGCGCCAAGCGGCATGACGCGATTCGCTTCAACCGCGCCTTCGGTTATTTTCAATCTTCTGCAACAACTTGAAGCGTTGGGGTTGGATATATCGGGATTGCTGGCTCATGCCGGCATTCACACAAATGGTGAGCCGACAGCCAAAGCAAAAGCGGATGACCCGAACAACGTTCTTGAGATTGATGCCGTAACCAAAGAGTCTTAA